In Corylus avellana chromosome ca2, CavTom2PMs-1.0, the following proteins share a genomic window:
- the LOC132171676 gene encoding protein COP1 SUPPRESSOR 2, with amino-acid sequence MELLQRKKNFRKRSVEEEAEGEGHPHVKSDDEQERRMALEEVKFLQKQRERKSGIPAVASNASSSSSSKTTGGLSVGFGVGFAKVGGHRDSAKSDAGGAPDADKEDLVLHDNFAQETAVMVEDPNMVKYVEQELAKKRGRKIDPTDQVENDLKRAEDELYKIPDHLKVKRRNSEESSTQWTTGIAEVQLPIEYKLRNIEETEAAKKILQERRLMGRTKSEFTIPSSYSADYFQRGRDYAEKLRREHPELYKDRSSQDEGAGSKQNETGTDAPGQRQAATDQFMLERFRKRERHRVMRR; translated from the exons ATGGAGCTCCtgcagaggaagaagaatttcAGGAAGAGAAGTGTAGAGGAAGAAGCAGAGGGGGAGGGACACCCTCATGTCAAATCCGATGACGAACAAGAAAGGAG GATGGCACTGGAGGAGGTGAAATTCCTGCAGAAACAGAGGGAGAGGAAGTCAGGGATTCCTGCCGTTGCTAGTAATGCATCATCGTCGTCGTCTTCAAAAACAACTGGCGGTTTAAGTGTCGGGTTTGGGGTTGGCTTTGCTAAAGTCGGCGGCCATCGTGACAGTGCTAAGAGCGACGCTGGCGGTGCTCCTGACGCCGACAAGGAAGACTTGGTTCTCCACGACAACTTCGCCCAGGAAACTGCTGTCATGGTTGAAGATCCCAATAT GGTTAAGTACGTTGAACAAGAATTGGCCAAGAAGAGGGGCAGGAAAATTGATCCCACAGACCAAGTTGAGAACGACTTAAAGCGTGCTGAAGATGAATTATACAAAATCCCTGACCATCTTAAG GTGAAGAGACGGAACTCAGAAGAAAGCTCTACTCAGTGGACCACTGGAATCGCTGAGGTTCAGCTTCCTATTGA ATACAAGTTGAGAAATATCGAGGAAACAGAGGCTGCCAAGAAGATTCTGCAAGAGAGGAGGCTCATGGGGCGGACGAAATCAGAATTTACCATTCCATCAAGTTACAGTGCTGATTATTTCCAACGTGGCAGGGATTATGCTGAAAAACTTAGAAGAG AACATCCTGAGCTGTACAAAGACAGAAGCTCACAGGACGAAGGCGCTGGATCCAAACAAAATGAGACTGGCACGGATGCACCAGGACAAAGGCAAGCTGCAACAGATCAGTTCATGCTAGAGCGCTTTCGCAAACGGGAACGCCATCGTGTGATGCGGAGATAA
- the LOC132172363 gene encoding putative expansin-A17 has product MERLHASASFILMFMWIFTTKFRVALAVWLQAHATFYGGSDASGTMGGACGYGNLNTDGYGIKTAALSTALFNDGKSCGGCYQIVCDSTQVPQWCLKGTFITITATNFCPPNYDLPSDNGGWCNPPRPHFDMSQPAFETIAIYKAGIVPVLYRKVGCKRSGGIRFTINGKDYFELVLISNVGGAGDISNVWIKGSKSNQWETMSRNWGANWQSLSYLNGQSLSFRVQSSNGQIRTALNAAPSNWKFGQSFKSNVQF; this is encoded by the exons atggaacGGCTCCATGCATCCGCTAGTTTTATATTAATGTTTATGTGGATATTCACCACAAAATTTAGAGTAGCATTGGCTGTTTGGCTACAAGCCCATGCAACATTTTATGGTGGAAGTGATGCTTCAGGAACGATGG ggGGCGCCTGTGGTTATGGAAACCTCAACACCGACGGTTATGGAATAAAAACTGCAGCTCTTAGCACAGCTTTGTTCAACGATGGCAAGTCATGTGGTGGGTGCTATCAGATAGTCTGTGACTCGACCCAGGTGCCCCAATGGTGCCTCAAGGGTACTTTTATTACAATTACGGCTACAAACTTTTGTCCTCCAAACTATGATCTCCCTAGTGACAATGGCGGTTGGTGCAATCCTCCTCGACCACACTTTGACATGTCTCAACCTGCATTTGAGACAATTGCCATATACAAGGCTGGGATTGTACCTGTTCTCTATAGGAa AGTTGGATGCAAGAGAAGCGGAGGCATTAGATTTACCATCAACGGGAAAGATTACTTCGAACTAGTGCTCATATCCAACGTAGGGGGAGCTGGAGATATCTCTAATGTTTGGATCAAAGGATCTAAATCCAATCAATGGGAAACCATGTCAAGAAATTGGGGTGCCAACTGGCAGAGCCTAAGTTATCTCAATGGCCAGAGCTTGTCTTTTAGAGTCCAAAGCAGTAACGGACAAATCCGCACAGCTCTTAACGCAGCTCCTTCTAATTGGAAGTTTGGCCAGTCCTTTAAAAGTAATGTTCAATTCTAA
- the LOC132172364 gene encoding uncharacterized protein LOC132172364 yields the protein MESPGTEVTRKRMKPAMEENEGDVAVAEIVEKEEFHTDIAGSSEMELNISHILEKIERFTQLVSELLESGKTIFKELTNAFEERMIMIHKEQIEKWQDEIKELRLLDTSNEEANAVLRNAQYLLENAHIDS from the exons ATGGAAAGCCCAGGAACTGAAGTTACGAGGAAACGCATGAAACCAGCT ATGGAAGAGAATGAAGGAGATGTAGCAGTTGCAGAGATTGTAGAAAAGGAAGAATTTCATACTGACATTGCTGGATCTTCGGAGATGGAACTTAATATCAGTCACATTCTTGAAAAGATTGAACGCTTCACCCAGCTG GTGTCTGAGCTGCTGGAATCAGGGAAGACAATCTTTAAGGAACTGACTAACGCATTTGAGGAGCGGATGATTAT GATACATAAGGAACAAATTGAGAAATGGCAGGACGAGATTAAAGAACTGCGCTTGCTTGATACCTCGAATGAGGAGGCCAATGCTGTCCTGCGTAATGCTCAATACTTACTAGAGAATGCTCACATCGACTCATGA